A part of Jiangella alba genomic DNA contains:
- a CDS encoding DUF7218 family protein: protein MPSKSANVKNEKQYEALRDKGMSKERAARIANSPGASKRGGEQSGSGGDSSQGGTTAQKKKAGRKGGKATARKS, encoded by the coding sequence ATGCCCAGCAAGTCGGCGAACGTCAAGAACGAGAAGCAGTACGAAGCCCTCAGGGACAAGGGCATGTCGAAGGAGCGGGCGGCACGCATCGCCAACTCCCCCGGCGCGTCGAAGCGTGGCGGGGAACAGAGCGGCTCCGGCGGCGACAGCTCGCAGGGCGGCACCACCGCGCAGAAGAAGAAGGCGGGCCGCAAGGGCGGGAAGGCGACCGCACGCAAGAGTTGA